A section of the Sebastes fasciatus isolate fSebFas1 chromosome 5, fSebFas1.pri, whole genome shotgun sequence genome encodes:
- the LOC141767838 gene encoding 14 kDa phosphohistidine phosphatase, whose amino-acid sequence MLLSVVGRPLNRLRLSGALTKATAAMAADALTKVPVVEIDPEGTFKYILVRVKVKDGDVHKDIVRGTKSAEYHNHIFEKVNPAMEALGMECKCLGGGKIEHNSQEKKLRVFGESTAFGKADHSVSVEKLKSAFSDYEITWSDDKK is encoded by the exons ATGTTGTTGTCTGTCGTCGGTAGACCTCTGAACAGACTGAGGCTCTCCGGTGCTTTGACTAAAGCTACAGCAGCGATGGCAGCAGACGCTCTGACTAAAGTCCCTGTTGTAGAGATCGATCCAGAGGGAACCTTTAAGTACATCCTGGTCAGGGTGAAAGTGAAAGATGGTGATGTGCATAAAGACATAGTGCGGGGCACAAAAAGTGCAGAATATCACA ATCATATATTTGAGAAGGTCAATCCAGCTATGGAGGCCTTGGGGATGGAGTGTAAATGCCTCGGAGGAGGGAAGATAGAGCACAACAGCCAAGAGAAGAAACTGAGGGTGTTTGGAGAATCAACT GCGTTTGGTAAAGCAGACCATTCTGTGTCTGTAGAGAAGTTGAAGAGCGCCTTCAGCGACTATGAGATCACCTGGTCTGACGACAAAAAATAA